From the genome of Rhizobium binae, one region includes:
- a CDS encoding MFS transporter produces MTTAETSENRQEAAGGRQAKIVALVVAVSFFMQILDGTIVATSLPQMAASFGVQPVSMSIGITVYMLTMAAFIPLSGWLGDRFGARRVFLTSIGVFTAASLFCAFSGSLTEFVLWRAVQGAGSALMTPVGRIIVLKSARKSELVQAIALITWPALTAPVIGPVLGSFITTYASWHWNFLINIPIGVIGMGLVLRFVPEQRESDPGRLDILGFILSAAGLTFLLAALEFSVKWDGGLLPVMAMLAAGIVLSFLATRHFLAVDNPLLDLSAFRVQSFSMSTLSAGTACRTAINATPFLLPLLFQLGFGLSSIAAGTYLLVYFLGNLGMKTVTTPLLRLFGFRTVLVLNGLIAAFSILACGFLSPDTPRFFIHALLFAAGLSRSMEFTALNTLAFADIGPAQRSSASTLSSMLQQVSMLLGVAVAAAVLNISSALRGAGNPVLADFRWAFVVVGAIGVASSLRFLQLPAAAGAEVSGHRKFRQN; encoded by the coding sequence ATGACCACGGCAGAGACGAGCGAGAACCGGCAGGAGGCGGCAGGCGGCCGCCAGGCGAAGATCGTGGCGCTGGTCGTCGCCGTTTCCTTCTTCATGCAGATCCTCGACGGCACGATCGTCGCCACTTCGCTCCCGCAGATGGCGGCGAGTTTCGGCGTTCAGCCGGTGTCGATGAGCATTGGCATCACCGTCTACATGCTAACGATGGCCGCCTTCATTCCGCTGTCGGGCTGGCTCGGCGACCGGTTCGGCGCGCGGCGGGTCTTCCTGACGTCGATCGGCGTCTTCACGGCTGCGTCGTTGTTTTGCGCGTTCTCCGGCAGCCTCACGGAATTCGTGCTCTGGCGCGCCGTCCAGGGGGCGGGCAGCGCGCTAATGACACCTGTCGGGCGCATCATCGTGCTGAAGAGCGCCCGCAAGTCCGAACTCGTCCAGGCGATCGCGCTGATCACATGGCCGGCGTTGACGGCGCCCGTCATCGGCCCAGTGCTCGGCAGCTTCATCACCACCTATGCCAGCTGGCACTGGAACTTCCTGATCAACATCCCCATCGGCGTCATTGGTATGGGGCTGGTGCTGCGCTTTGTGCCCGAGCAGCGCGAGTCCGATCCCGGCCGGCTGGATATCCTCGGTTTCATCCTGAGTGCGGCAGGGCTGACCTTCCTGCTTGCCGCCCTGGAATTCTCGGTCAAATGGGACGGCGGGCTCTTGCCGGTTATGGCGATGCTGGCGGCGGGGATCGTGCTGTCGTTCCTGGCGACGCGGCATTTCCTTGCAGTCGACAATCCGCTGCTCGATCTCTCGGCCTTCCGCGTCCAGAGTTTCTCGATGTCGACGCTATCGGCGGGCACGGCCTGCCGGACGGCAATCAATGCGACGCCGTTCCTGCTGCCCCTCCTGTTCCAGCTCGGCTTCGGGCTGAGTTCGATCGCCGCCGGCACCTATCTGCTCGTCTATTTCCTCGGCAATCTCGGCATGAAGACGGTAACGACGCCGCTCCTGCGCCTTTTCGGCTTCCGCACGGTGCTCGTGCTGAACGGATTGATCGCGGCGTTTTCGATCCTCGCCTGCGGCTTCCTTTCACCTGACACGCCGCGGTTTTTCATCCATGCGCTGCTTTTTGCCGCTGGCTTGTCGCGGTCGATGGAGTTCACGGCGCTCAATACGCTCGCTTTTGCCGATATCGGCCCGGCGCAGCGAAGCTCGGCCTCGACGCTGTCGAGCATGCTTCAGCAAGTGTCGATGCTGCTCGGCGTCGCGGTGGCGGCGGCCGTTCTCAATATTTCCTCGGCCCTGAGGGGTGCTGGCAATCCCGTTCTTGCCGATTTCCGCTGGGCTTTCGTCGTGGTCGGCGCAATCGGCGTCGCCTCGTCGCTGCGCTTCCTGCAACTGCCGGCGGCGGCGGGCGCCGAAGTTTCCGGCCACCGGAAATTCCGCCAAAATTAG
- a CDS encoding ABC transporter substrate-binding protein produces the protein MQKTSKALLGLAAAFVMSSALPNLAKADELTLCWAAWDPANALVELSKDFTAKTGTQMKFEFVPWTSYADRFLNELNSHGKLCDLIIGDSQWIGGSAENGHYVKLNDFFDKEGIKMDDFVPATVVGYSEWPKNTPNYWALPAMGDVVGWTYRKDWFEKPELQKEFKSKYGHDLAAPKTYDELKQIAEFFQKRQIDGKTVYGASIYTERGSEGITMGVTNVLYDWGFQYDNPKKPYDMEGFVNSADAVKGLEFYKSLYDCCTPPGSSNVYMVESADAFKSGQVAMQMNFAFTWPGLYKDEKVGGDRIGFFPNPAEKAHFAQLGGQGISVVSYSDKRDAALQYIKWFAQPEVQAKWWELGGFSCLNSVVNAPDFAKSQPYAQAFLDSMAIVKDFWAEPSYASLLQAMQKRVHNYVVAGNGTAKEALDGLVKDWSDVFKDDGKI, from the coding sequence ATGCAGAAAACATCGAAAGCCCTTTTGGGGCTGGCCGCGGCATTCGTCATGTCGTCGGCACTGCCCAATCTCGCCAAAGCCGATGAACTGACGCTGTGCTGGGCCGCCTGGGACCCCGCCAATGCGCTGGTCGAGCTGTCAAAGGACTTCACCGCCAAGACCGGCACGCAGATGAAGTTCGAATTCGTTCCCTGGACGAGTTATGCCGACCGCTTCCTCAACGAGCTGAATTCCCATGGCAAGCTCTGCGACCTCATTATTGGCGACAGCCAGTGGATCGGCGGCTCGGCCGAGAACGGCCACTACGTCAAGCTCAACGACTTCTTCGACAAGGAAGGCATCAAGATGGATGACTTCGTGCCGGCGACGGTCGTCGGCTACTCGGAATGGCCGAAGAACACGCCGAACTACTGGGCGCTGCCGGCCATGGGCGATGTCGTCGGCTGGACCTATCGCAAGGACTGGTTCGAGAAGCCGGAACTGCAGAAGGAATTCAAATCCAAATACGGCCACGATCTGGCAGCCCCGAAGACCTATGACGAGCTGAAGCAGATCGCCGAGTTCTTCCAGAAGCGCCAGATCGACGGCAAGACCGTCTATGGCGCCTCGATCTACACCGAGCGCGGCTCCGAAGGCATCACCATGGGCGTGACCAACGTCCTCTACGACTGGGGCTTCCAGTACGACAATCCGAAGAAGCCTTACGACATGGAAGGCTTCGTCAACTCGGCCGACGCGGTCAAGGGCCTCGAATTCTACAAGTCGCTCTATGATTGCTGCACCCCGCCCGGCAGCTCCAACGTCTACATGGTCGAATCCGCCGACGCCTTCAAATCCGGCCAGGTCGCCATGCAGATGAACTTCGCCTTCACCTGGCCCGGTCTCTACAAGGACGAGAAGGTCGGCGGCGACAGGATCGGCTTCTTCCCCAATCCGGCTGAAAAGGCGCATTTCGCCCAGCTCGGCGGCCAGGGCATCTCGGTGGTCTCCTATTCCGACAAGCGCGATGCCGCCCTGCAATATATCAAATGGTTCGCACAGCCCGAGGTGCAGGCCAAGTGGTGGGAACTTGGCGGGTTCTCCTGCCTGAATTCGGTCGTCAACGCGCCTGATTTCGCCAAGAGCCAGCCCTATGCCCAGGCCTTCCTGGACTCGATGGCGATCGTCAAGGACTTCTGGGCCGAGCCGAGCTATGCTTCGCTGCTGCAGGCCATGCAGAAGCGCGTCCATAACTACGTGGTCGCCGGCAACGGCACCGCCAAGGAAGCGCTCGACGGCCTGGTGAAGGACTGGAGTGACGTCTTCAAGGACGACGGCAAAATCTAG
- a CDS encoding carbohydrate ABC transporter permease: MTISHSSIMEKAADATAKATPLSVARRVRGLSDRAIAWLFIAPAISLLLAINIFPLLWAIYLSFTNYRANRPNAPVQGVGLGNYERVLNDPDIWQAMQTTAHFVFWTILLQTVIGFTLAYLIDRKFRGHAFWTTIILIPMMLSPAVVGNFWRFLYEPQIGLFAYAVSLVSGIPTSDIQMLGNVSLAPWAIVIVDTWMWTPYVMLICLAGLRSIPDYIYEAAEVDRASPWRQFWSITVPMALPFIMLAVLFRGIENFKMFDMVTLLTGGGPGSVTEVASITLKRAAFESWATGRASAFAIILFVAVFGLANIYVKALNKVKQR; this comes from the coding sequence TTGACCATTTCCCATTCTTCCATCATGGAGAAGGCAGCCGACGCGACAGCAAAGGCAACGCCGCTCTCGGTCGCCCGGCGTGTCCGCGGCCTCTCGGACAGGGCGATCGCCTGGCTGTTCATTGCGCCAGCCATCAGCCTGCTCTTGGCGATCAACATCTTCCCGCTGCTATGGGCGATCTATCTCTCCTTCACCAATTATCGCGCCAATCGGCCGAATGCGCCGGTACAGGGCGTCGGCCTTGGGAATTACGAGCGCGTCCTCAACGATCCCGATATCTGGCAGGCGATGCAGACCACCGCACATTTCGTCTTCTGGACGATCCTGCTGCAGACGGTGATCGGCTTCACGCTCGCCTACCTGATCGACCGCAAGTTTCGCGGCCATGCCTTCTGGACGACGATCATCCTGATCCCGATGATGCTGTCGCCCGCCGTGGTCGGCAATTTCTGGCGCTTTCTCTACGAGCCGCAGATCGGGCTCTTCGCCTATGCCGTGTCGCTGGTGTCAGGCATTCCGACTTCCGATATCCAGATGCTCGGCAACGTCTCTCTGGCGCCCTGGGCGATCGTCATCGTCGATACCTGGATGTGGACACCCTATGTGATGCTGATCTGCCTCGCCGGCCTGCGCTCGATCCCCGACTATATCTACGAGGCGGCCGAGGTCGACCGTGCCTCGCCATGGCGCCAATTCTGGTCGATCACCGTGCCGATGGCCCTGCCCTTCATCATGCTCGCCGTGCTCTTCCGCGGCATCGAGAATTTCAAGATGTTCGACATGGTGACGCTACTCACCGGCGGCGGGCCGGGTTCGGTCACCGAAGTCGCCTCGATCACCCTTAAACGCGCCGCCTTCGAAAGCTGGGCGACCGGCCGGGCCTCGGCCTTCGCCATCATCCTCTTCGTCGCGGTGTTCGGCCTCGCCAACATCTACGTCAAGGCATTGAACAAGGTGAAGCAACGATGA
- a CDS encoding carbohydrate ABC transporter permease, translating to MSAANSAHSVVEPSASNKRVAGTIVVLYALITLIPLVWIFLTSIKSPPDSISYPPKIVFTPSLEGYCNLFTTRTRQTPDYIASLPAPVGTCDEVTRKRNMVIAGPSNFVPRFVNSLVIAFGSTFLAVFLGTLAAYGFSRFKVPLADDLLFFILSTRMMPPIAVAIPIYLMYRELGLSDTALGMILLYTAVNVSLAVWLLKGFIDEIPREYEEAAMIDGYTRLQAFRKVVLPQATTGIAATAIFCLIFAWNEYAFAALLTSGEAQTAPPFIPTIIGEGGQDWPAVAAGTTIFLIPILVFTILLRKQLLRGITFGAVRK from the coding sequence ATGAGTGCCGCCAACTCCGCCCATTCGGTCGTCGAACCGAGCGCATCCAACAAGCGCGTCGCCGGCACCATCGTCGTGCTTTACGCGCTGATCACCCTCATCCCGCTCGTCTGGATCTTCCTGACCAGCATCAAGTCGCCGCCGGATTCGATCAGCTATCCACCCAAGATCGTCTTTACCCCGTCGCTCGAGGGCTATTGCAACCTGTTCACGACGCGCACCCGGCAGACGCCGGATTATATCGCCTCGCTGCCGGCGCCGGTCGGCACCTGCGATGAGGTGACGCGCAAGCGGAACATGGTGATAGCAGGCCCGTCGAATTTCGTGCCGCGCTTCGTCAATTCGCTTGTCATCGCCTTCGGCTCCACCTTCCTCGCGGTCTTCCTCGGCACGCTCGCCGCCTATGGCTTTTCCCGCTTCAAGGTGCCGCTCGCCGACGACCTGCTGTTCTTCATCCTGTCGACGCGCATGATGCCCCCGATCGCCGTCGCCATCCCGATCTACCTGATGTATCGCGAGCTCGGCCTGTCGGACACGGCACTCGGCATGATCCTGCTCTACACCGCGGTCAATGTCTCGCTCGCCGTCTGGCTGCTCAAGGGCTTCATCGACGAGATCCCGCGCGAATACGAGGAAGCGGCGATGATCGACGGCTATACGCGGCTGCAGGCCTTCCGCAAGGTCGTGCTGCCGCAGGCAACGACCGGCATCGCCGCCACCGCGATCTTTTGCCTGATCTTCGCCTGGAACGAATATGCGTTTGCCGCCCTGCTGACCTCAGGCGAGGCCCAGACCGCGCCGCCCTTCATCCCGACGATCATCGGCGAAGGAGGACAGGACTGGCCGGCCGTCGCCGCCGGCACGACGATCTTCCTGATCCCGATCCTCGTCTTCACCATCCTTCTGCGCAAGCAGCTGCTGCGCGGCATCACCTTCGGAGCCGTCCGCAAATGA
- a CDS encoding ABC transporter ATP-binding protein, translating to MADIRIENLRKEFGSFVAVQDSSFTVHDGEFLALLGPSGCGKTTTLRMIAGLELPSSGKIYLDGEDVTFNRASARDIAFVFQLFALYPHMNVRKNIGFPLLSQGMPKAEIRQRVEETARLLQIDHILNRSVSGLAGGDRQRVALGRAIVRRPKCFLMDEPLGTLDAEFREVMVHELRELHNRIHATTVYVTHDQHEAMAMADKIAVMNHGVIEQFGTPQEIYAKPATMYVADFIGSPPMNFIRFTSGLKSGDTSILLDGVDVAVPEIHQDMAESELALGVRPEHIRFSDASPLRGAVYGSEYLGTNQVVAVETRGSLIKARVPANRTFRIGETVGLEFNPAKLTLFDRTSGRAVASQLYQEARNG from the coding sequence ATGGCGGACATCCGGATTGAGAATCTCCGCAAGGAATTCGGCAGCTTCGTTGCCGTTCAGGATTCGAGCTTCACCGTCCATGACGGCGAGTTCCTGGCGCTGCTCGGTCCATCAGGCTGCGGCAAGACGACGACGCTTCGGATGATCGCCGGCCTCGAGCTGCCCTCGAGCGGCAAGATCTATCTCGACGGCGAGGACGTCACCTTCAACCGCGCCAGCGCCCGCGACATAGCCTTCGTCTTCCAGCTCTTCGCGCTCTACCCGCATATGAATGTACGCAAGAATATCGGCTTCCCCTTGCTGTCGCAGGGCATGCCCAAGGCCGAAATCCGTCAGCGCGTCGAAGAGACCGCGCGGCTGCTGCAGATCGATCATATTCTCAACCGCTCGGTCTCCGGACTTGCCGGCGGCGACCGGCAGCGTGTGGCGCTCGGCCGCGCCATCGTCCGGCGCCCAAAATGCTTCCTGATGGACGAGCCGCTCGGCACGCTCGACGCCGAGTTCCGCGAGGTCATGGTCCACGAGCTGCGCGAACTGCACAACCGCATCCATGCCACCACCGTGTACGTCACCCATGACCAGCACGAGGCAATGGCGATGGCCGACAAGATCGCCGTCATGAACCATGGCGTCATCGAGCAGTTCGGCACGCCGCAGGAGATCTATGCCAAGCCCGCGACCATGTATGTCGCCGATTTCATCGGCTCGCCGCCGATGAACTTCATCCGCTTCACCTCGGGCCTGAAAAGCGGCGACACGTCCATCCTGCTCGATGGCGTCGATGTCGCTGTTCCCGAAATCCATCAGGACATGGCCGAGAGCGAGCTGGCGCTCGGCGTGCGGCCGGAGCATATCCGCTTCAGCGATGCGTCGCCCCTTCGCGGCGCCGTCTACGGCAGCGAATATCTCGGCACCAATCAGGTCGTGGCCGTTGAAACTCGGGGCAGCCTGATAAAGGCCCGCGTCCCCGCCAATCGCACCTTCCGGATCGGCGAGACCGTCGGCCTGGAATTCAACCCGGCGAAACTCACGCTCTTCGACCGCACGTCGGGCCGCGCGGTGGCATCCCAGCTCTATCAGGAGGCCCGGAATGGCTGA
- a CDS encoding ABC transporter ATP-binding protein, producing MADVVLRNLAKRFGDTQALADLDLSIRDGEFVVLLGPTGAGKTTTLRLIAGLEKPDSGHIEIGGRNVATEAPAERDVAFVFQQYSLYPHMTVYENLAFPLKAPVRKLSVEMIDRRVREVARMVRIEHKLANRSTRLSGGEMQRVAIGRALVRRPAIYLMDEPLSSLDAKLRAELRLELKRIQKELGSTLLYVTHDQVEAMTMADRIGIVAEGRLMQVGTPREIYGNPANLHVAARLGQPHINLLPADLLPGGRPPAGTKTVGARTEHLDIIVGKDANAEIDWIEHLGDQNHLHIRAGNHKLVTLADPYLAIAPGDRISLTLRDPLYFDAAGQRLS from the coding sequence ATGGCTGATGTCGTCCTTAGGAACCTCGCCAAGCGCTTCGGCGATACTCAGGCTTTGGCCGATCTCGATCTGTCGATCCGCGACGGCGAATTCGTCGTGCTGCTCGGTCCCACAGGCGCCGGCAAGACCACGACGCTGCGGCTGATCGCCGGCTTGGAAAAGCCGGACAGCGGTCACATCGAAATCGGCGGCCGCAATGTCGCCACTGAGGCGCCAGCCGAACGCGACGTCGCCTTCGTCTTCCAGCAATATTCTCTCTATCCGCACATGACGGTTTACGAGAACCTCGCCTTCCCGCTGAAGGCGCCTGTGCGCAAGCTGAGCGTCGAGATGATCGACCGCCGCGTGCGCGAGGTCGCGCGCATGGTCCGGATCGAACATAAACTCGCGAACCGCTCGACCAGGCTTTCCGGCGGCGAGATGCAGCGTGTCGCGATCGGCCGGGCACTGGTGCGCCGGCCGGCCATCTATCTGATGGACGAGCCCCTGTCCTCGCTCGACGCCAAGCTGCGCGCCGAACTCCGCCTGGAACTGAAGCGGATCCAGAAGGAGTTGGGCTCGACGCTGCTCTATGTCACCCACGACCAGGTGGAAGCCATGACCATGGCCGACCGTATCGGCATCGTTGCCGAGGGCCGGCTGATGCAGGTGGGAACGCCGCGCGAAATCTACGGCAATCCCGCCAACCTGCATGTCGCCGCCCGCCTCGGCCAGCCGCATATCAACCTTCTGCCGGCGGACCTGCTTCCCGGGGGCCGGCCGCCGGCTGGCACAAAAACAGTCGGCGCCCGCACCGAACATCTCGATATCATTGTCGGCAAGGACGCCAATGCCGAGATCGACTGGATCGAGCATCTCGGCGACCAGAACCATCTCCATATTAGAGCTGGCAATCACAAGCTCGTCACACTTGCAGATCCATATCTCGCGATCGCGCCGGGCGACCGGATCAGCCTGACGCTGCGCGATCCGCTTTATTTCGATGCGGCTGGACAGCGCCTATCCTGA
- a CDS encoding dihydroxyacetone kinase subunit DhaK, whose product MKHFFNRRETIVTEALDGLLLTSGNGRLARLDSFPDIKVILRADWDKSKVAIISGGGAGHEPSHAGFVGKGMLTAAVSGEIFASPSVDAVLTAIRAVTGPKGALLIVKNYTGDRLNFGLAAEKARAEGFDVEMVIVADDIAIPGINQPRGVAGTLFVHKIVGYHAERGEDLKTVAAHAAAAAGDIVSLGMSLSTCSVPGQAHEDRLGADEGELGLGIHGEPGLERIALQPIADIVATMVARLSPALREGANHALLINNLGAVPPLEMNVIANAVLSSSLGRRIRLIIGPAPMMTALNMNGFSLSLIRLDAAREAALTATVEPHAWMPAVELHEIQIIAAPKTSAGLNGAALAGEDSRNRRLITALCEHLISQESELNRLDGRVGDGDTGSTVATGARSVLARLDMLPLDRPAATLASLGDILGTSMGGSSGVLLSIFFTAAAKAMADKADISSALLAGLDRMTFYGGASVGDRTMVDALSPALQALASGDVAAAARAAAAGAESTKTMTKARAGRASYVGERDLAGVADPGAVAIAGAFGVVASLA is encoded by the coding sequence ATGAAACACTTTTTCAACCGCAGGGAAACCATCGTTACCGAAGCTCTGGACGGTCTGCTTCTGACGAGCGGCAACGGTCGTCTCGCCCGCCTCGACAGTTTTCCCGACATCAAGGTGATCCTGCGCGCGGACTGGGACAAGTCGAAGGTGGCAATTATCTCCGGCGGCGGCGCCGGCCATGAGCCTTCGCATGCTGGCTTCGTCGGCAAGGGCATGCTGACGGCAGCCGTCTCCGGTGAAATCTTCGCGTCCCCGAGCGTCGATGCCGTGCTGACGGCGATTCGCGCCGTGACGGGTCCGAAGGGCGCCCTGCTGATCGTCAAGAACTACACCGGCGACCGCTTGAATTTCGGCCTCGCCGCCGAAAAGGCGCGCGCCGAAGGCTTTGACGTCGAGATGGTGATCGTCGCCGACGACATCGCCATCCCCGGCATCAACCAGCCGCGCGGCGTCGCCGGCACGCTTTTCGTGCATAAGATCGTTGGCTATCACGCCGAAAGGGGCGAGGACCTGAAGACTGTCGCAGCCCACGCCGCGGCAGCCGCCGGCGACATCGTCTCGCTCGGCATGTCTCTCTCAACCTGCAGCGTGCCCGGCCAGGCGCATGAAGACCGTCTCGGCGCTGATGAAGGCGAACTCGGGCTCGGCATTCATGGCGAGCCCGGCCTTGAGCGCATCGCGTTGCAGCCAATTGCCGATATCGTCGCCACCATGGTGGCGCGCCTGTCGCCTGCGCTGCGTGAGGGGGCAAATCACGCCCTCCTCATCAACAATCTCGGCGCCGTGCCGCCGCTCGAAATGAACGTTATCGCCAATGCCGTGCTGTCCTCATCGCTTGGCCGCCGCATCCGGCTGATCATCGGCCCGGCGCCGATGATGACTGCGCTCAACATGAATGGTTTCTCGCTGTCGCTGATCCGGCTGGATGCCGCGCGTGAAGCGGCGCTGACGGCTACGGTCGAGCCGCATGCCTGGATGCCGGCCGTCGAGCTCCACGAGATCCAGATCATCGCCGCGCCGAAAACATCAGCCGGATTGAACGGCGCGGCACTGGCCGGGGAGGACAGCCGCAACCGTCGCCTGATCACGGCGCTCTGTGAGCATCTGATTTCGCAGGAAAGCGAACTCAACAGGCTGGACGGCCGCGTCGGCGACGGCGATACCGGCTCGACGGTAGCGACGGGCGCCCGCAGCGTGCTTGCGCGCCTGGACATGCTGCCGCTCGACCGGCCGGCGGCAACGCTCGCCTCGCTCGGCGATATCCTCGGCACCAGCATGGGCGGATCGAGCGGCGTGCTGCTGTCGATCTTCTTCACTGCGGCGGCAAAGGCGATGGCCGACAAGGCCGATATATCTTCCGCCCTTCTTGCCGGGCTCGACAGGATGACGTTCTATGGCGGAGCCTCAGTCGGCGACCGGACAATGGTTGATGCGCTCTCACCTGCCCTGCAGGCGCTCGCATCCGGCGATGTCGCCGCAGCCGCAAGGGCGGCCGCAGCGGGTGCGGAGTCGACCAAGACGATGACGAAGGCTAGAGCCGGACGCGCCTCCTATGTCGGCGAAAGGGATCTGGCGGGCGTTGCCGATCCCGGTGCGGTCGCCATTGCCGGCGCGTTCGGCGTGGTGGCAAGCCTCGCCTGA